Part of the Lucilia cuprina isolate Lc7/37 chromosome 5, ASM2204524v1, whole genome shotgun sequence genome is shown below.
CTGCTGCCACCGGTGCCCCCAATCTAACACCTCCACCCGCAGAAGGTGTAGCTAAACCTGTCAATCCCAAATTGGAAGGTATTGCCAACAGCATAGCCACCCTCAATCTTTTGGAAGTTTCCGAACTTAGTGCTCTTTTGAAAAAGAAGCTAAACCTTCCCGAAACTTCATTTGTACCACAAATGGCCGCTGGCCCTGCCAGACCAGCTGCTGCTGCTGAGGATGAAGAAGAAGCTGCCCCCAAGAAAGTACAAACTTCTTTCAAAGTGAAACTAGTTAAATTCGATGAGAAACAAAAGGTAGCGTTGATTAAGGAGGTGAAGAACCTGTTGGAAGGTATGAATTTAGTGCAAGCCAAGAAATTCGTTGAAAGTGCCCCCACAGTGGTCAAGGAAGACATACCCAAAGATGAGGCTGAGAAATTAAAGGAAGCCTTAGCTAAGGCTGGTGCTGTTGTTGAAATTGAATAAATCAACCGTCAATACTTGTTATCTACCTATAGTTTATTTAGTCTAACTATTTgctaattatgtttaaaacgatactaaatgaaaaaaaaagattaatacCACATATAAGTTGAACTTGTTTTtggttatttaaagaaatatataaaatcttaacaaaatttataatgaaaagtcGTTAAATGAGTTTATAAAACGAAGGGATAAATGTAATTGTGAAAatcatttatttcttaatttcaagttgaaaataacaaataatttattgttactTCTATTACTAGTCAGTTTCGCAGGCTTTAGTCAGAAACAAAATAGATTGCAATTTTAGTACGGGAACGACTGGTTGTAAAAAACATGCAACTTAGGCGATTACAGAAACAGACACATAAAGTGTAAAACATGATACATATAAAGTATTGCTGTAATGAATATTTAGTTtccatttgaaatttgtataaacattttagagAAAGAACAAAAAACCTTTTTAAGCAT
Proteins encoded:
- the LOC111678986 gene encoding 50S ribosomal protein L7/L12; amino-acid sequence: MFAPRLLARQLCRQANRRMFSEAAPAAAATGAPNLTPPPAEGVAKPVNPKLEGIANSIATLNLLEVSELSALLKKKLNLPETSFVPQMAAGPARPAAAAEDEEEAAPKKVQTSFKVKLVKFDEKQKVALIKEVKNLLEGMNLVQAKKFVESAPTVVKEDIPKDEAEKLKEALAKAGAVVEIE